A genomic window from Hyla sarda isolate aHylSar1 chromosome 10, aHylSar1.hap1, whole genome shotgun sequence includes:
- the LOC130294199 gene encoding fish-egg lectin-like isoform X1 has product MIFILGLFLLSVSAVTAEWQCSIIPGKLKQIDAGSGQVYGVNDNGDVFQMVEKGWQQLPGQLLHVSVGPAGLWGVSSSNIVLKFQDNKWKSVTGLLKQVDAGGDKFLAGVSSQDKVVCLSPSCTDSKSSIVTFTSLDGALKYYSCGPFGCWGVNNVNDIFFRNDVTPGKCDGSKWQQVEGKLIMLEVSTDGSVYGIHPSGRVYTREGISAKTPTGSVWVIVDFCATFKHVTYDAGSLWLLSQNGDIYKCVDENENTST; this is encoded by the exons ATGATCTTCATCCTCGGCCTGTTCCTGCTGAGTGTCTCCGCTGTTACTGCAG AATGGCAATGTTCTATTATACCTGGAAAACTAAAACAGATAGATGCCGGTTCAGGTCAAGTGTATGGAGTGAATGATAATGGAGACGTCTTCCAAATGGTCGAAAAAGGCTGGCAGCAACTCCCTGGACAGCTCCTCCATGTGTCAGTGGGACCAGCTGGGCTCTGGGGAGTGAGTAGTTCGAATATTGTCTTAAAGTTTCAAGACAACAAATGGAAATCGGTAACAG GACTCTTGAAGCAGGTGGATGCCGGCGGTGACAAGTTCCTGGCTGGAGTGAGCTCACAGGACAAAGTGGTTTGCCTGAGTCCGAGCTGTACAGATTCAAAGTCTTCAATCGTGACATTTACTTCTCTGGATGGAGCTCTGAAGTATTACAGCTGTGGACCTTTCGGATGCTGGGGGGTGAACAATGTCAATGATATCTTTTTCCGCAATGATGTGACCCCTGGGAAATGTGACGGAAGTAAATGGCAGCAGGTTGAGGGCAAACTGATTATGTTGGAGGTCAGCACAGATGGATCGGTCTATGGTATCCACCCTTCAGGAAGAGTGTACACAAG ggAGGGGATCTCTGCAAAGACCCCCACTGGCTCGGTTTGGGTCATCGTGGATTTCTGCGCCACCTTCAAACATGTGACTTACGATGCCGGATCCCTGTGGCTTCTGTCTCAAAATGGAGACATTTATAAATGTGTTGACGAAAATGAGAATACAAGTACTTGA
- the LOC130294199 gene encoding fish-egg lectin-like isoform X2, with product MVEKGWQQLPGQLLHVSVGPAGLWGVSSSNIVLKFQDNKWKSVTGLLKQVDAGGDKFLAGVSSQDKVVCLSPSCTDSKSSIVTFTSLDGALKYYSCGPFGCWGVNNVNDIFFRNDVTPGKCDGSKWQQVEGKLIMLEVSTDGSVYGIHPSGRVYTREGISAKTPTGSVWVIVDFCATFKHVTYDAGSLWLLSQNGDIYKCVDENENTST from the exons ATGGTCGAAAAAGGCTGGCAGCAACTCCCTGGACAGCTCCTCCATGTGTCAGTGGGACCAGCTGGGCTCTGGGGAGTGAGTAGTTCGAATATTGTCTTAAAGTTTCAAGACAACAAATGGAAATCGGTAACAG GACTCTTGAAGCAGGTGGATGCCGGCGGTGACAAGTTCCTGGCTGGAGTGAGCTCACAGGACAAAGTGGTTTGCCTGAGTCCGAGCTGTACAGATTCAAAGTCTTCAATCGTGACATTTACTTCTCTGGATGGAGCTCTGAAGTATTACAGCTGTGGACCTTTCGGATGCTGGGGGGTGAACAATGTCAATGATATCTTTTTCCGCAATGATGTGACCCCTGGGAAATGTGACGGAAGTAAATGGCAGCAGGTTGAGGGCAAACTGATTATGTTGGAGGTCAGCACAGATGGATCGGTCTATGGTATCCACCCTTCAGGAAGAGTGTACACAAG ggAGGGGATCTCTGCAAAGACCCCCACTGGCTCGGTTTGGGTCATCGTGGATTTCTGCGCCACCTTCAAACATGTGACTTACGATGCCGGATCCCTGTGGCTTCTGTCTCAAAATGGAGACATTTATAAATGTGTTGACGAAAATGAGAATACAAGTACTTGA